From Nitrospirota bacterium, the proteins below share one genomic window:
- the ychF gene encoding redox-regulated ATPase YchF, with product MKLTITGFSNSGKTTVFNALTGLNLATTTYPTVISPDLEPQIGMVKVPDVRIERLTAVFDPKKTTYATVEYVDYAGITKGDVSHNTKVFNLLKDADAVVHVVRAFEDGSIIHPMGSVDTVRDVKSFEAELILGDLELVEKRLQKIEEQAKKGKKQDEADKQLLLKCKKALEEEISLRNLEFNEEEKRLMLPYQFLSTMPEIIALNIDEKDINSDKIKNFQNEIEAYFKSAGQSSVPPVLSLCGKIEMEIAQLPADEAKVFLEDLGIAEPAMNMLCRISYAALGLISFFTVGKDEVRAWTIKKGTTAQMAAGKIHSDIERGFIRAEVVSYEDYVSSGEDMVKAKEKGLFRLEGKTYPVRDGDIINFKFNV from the coding sequence ATGAAATTAACGATCACAGGTTTTTCAAATTCAGGCAAGACGACGGTCTTCAACGCCCTCACAGGTTTGAACCTCGCGACAACTACATACCCTACGGTGATCTCTCCCGATCTTGAGCCGCAAATAGGAATGGTCAAAGTCCCTGACGTCAGGATCGAGAGGCTGACGGCTGTCTTTGATCCGAAGAAGACCACTTACGCAACTGTTGAGTATGTCGATTACGCCGGTATCACAAAAGGCGATGTATCCCACAACACGAAGGTCTTCAATTTACTTAAAGACGCTGACGCGGTCGTGCATGTTGTCAGGGCCTTTGAGGATGGATCGATCATTCATCCGATGGGAAGCGTTGACACGGTGCGGGATGTGAAGTCATTTGAGGCCGAGTTGATTTTAGGAGACCTTGAGCTTGTTGAAAAGCGGCTTCAGAAAATTGAAGAGCAGGCGAAAAAGGGCAAGAAGCAGGACGAGGCTGACAAACAGCTCTTGCTGAAATGCAAAAAGGCCCTTGAGGAAGAGATATCGCTGAGAAACCTCGAATTCAACGAAGAGGAAAAGAGGCTCATGCTCCCCTACCAGTTCCTTTCGACCATGCCTGAGATCATTGCACTTAACATCGATGAGAAAGACATCAATTCAGACAAGATAAAGAATTTCCAGAATGAGATAGAGGCGTATTTCAAAAGCGCCGGACAAAGCTCCGTGCCTCCGGTCTTATCACTCTGCGGGAAGATAGAGATGGAGATCGCCCAGCTCCCCGCTGATGAGGCAAAGGTATTTCTTGAAGACCTGGGAATTGCCGAACCCGCCATGAACATGCTTTGCAGGATTTCATATGCCGCGCTCGGGCTGATCTCATTTTTCACCGTCGGCAAGGACGAGGTCAGGGCGTGGACGATTAAAAAGGGGACTACTGCGCAGATGGCTGCGGGCAAGATACATTCGGACATAGAGCGCGGTTTCATCCGCGCCGAGGTTGTCAGCTACGAGGACTACGTCTCTTCCGGAGAAGACATGGTCAAGGCAAAGGAGAAGGGGCTCTTCAGGCTTGAGGGCAAGACCTATCCGGTCCGCGACGGGGACATTATTAATTTCAAGTTCAATGTGTGA
- a CDS encoding PAS domain-containing protein translates to MINTVEDIKKLFESLEAVLGAIGNGISIQDISLRILYQNSIHKNLTGDHAGECCFSAYKKRDCACEDCPVVKAFSDGGIHSVKRSAPVNGEMRHFEIIASPLKDSEGNIIAGIEILHDITEFRETVEALEESQKKYRALVDTALVGIFKTNTGGDILYVNDALITMFEFNSAEELMREKVVIRYKDPSDRNVFIEGLRQNGRVQGFETRLITKTGKNKNVLVDAALDGDMISGVLMDITDRIELEHSLQERLKELQDFYDMAVGREMKMVDLKKEVARLKEELEKYR, encoded by the coding sequence ATGATAAATACCGTCGAAGATATTAAAAAGCTGTTTGAAAGCCTGGAGGCCGTGCTCGGGGCCATCGGAAACGGGATCAGTATACAGGACATTTCCCTCAGGATACTGTACCAGAACAGCATTCACAAAAATCTGACCGGGGACCATGCCGGTGAGTGTTGTTTCAGCGCGTACAAAAAAAGGGACTGTGCCTGTGAAGACTGTCCGGTTGTGAAGGCGTTTAGTGACGGCGGCATCCACTCCGTGAAAAGAAGCGCCCCTGTAAACGGGGAGATGAGACACTTTGAAATTATTGCTTCGCCGTTAAAAGATTCCGAAGGAAATATAATCGCCGGGATAGAGATATTGCATGACATAACTGAATTCAGGGAAACAGTGGAGGCCCTTGAGGAATCGCAAAAGAAATACCGCGCCCTTGTCGATACAGCCCTCGTTGGAATATTCAAGACAAATACCGGAGGCGATATCCTGTATGTCAATGATGCGTTGATAACGATGTTTGAATTTAATTCCGCTGAAGAGCTGATGCGGGAAAAGGTGGTTATAAGATATAAGGACCCGAGCGACAGGAATGTCTTTATTGAAGGACTGAGGCAGAATGGACGGGTACAGGGATTTGAAACCAGGCTGATTACAAAAACCGGCAAGAACAAAAATGTATTAGTGGATGCGGCGCTGGACGGAGACATGATTTCAGGGGTGCTGATGGATATCACCGACCGGATTGAGCTTGAACATTCGCTCCAGGAGAGGTTGAAAGAGCTTCAAGACTTTTATGACATGGCTGTCGGCAGGGAAATGAAGATGGTGGACCTTAAGAAAGAGGTCGCCAGGCTGAAGGAAGAATTGGAGAAATACCGTTGA
- a CDS encoding response regulator, with amino-acid sequence MKTLLLVDDEKLTLSSLSEALRLYDKNFNIITAENGEQAEKILESGQIDLLITDLNMPVKNGFELLAYLLEKRVEIPVIVMSAGLTDEAEEMLKQLNVSDYIAKPFRFEALIEMICSLLSNGAGNKRVSGISAGQKNKRRIAGLTSVKKGDEKCEENQQTNNIKNKHERRDKMKMHNFLNFISVVFTVVALSLGIDMGWAQTTNNSAGAKQVLKYRGRATQAEKKAAAARFKAMRAQKIQVGQPVDPLAATATQRIQSWQLAAPLAAAAAPAAFALDPGGVPHYFGPYGNWAYSPLPTGAVSVVTVEAGGSGYTDPVVTIDDVYGTGTGATATATVVGGVITAITVNTGGTGYSAPAVTITDATGTDAIASATIGGPLTGGIRKFIDKLPGLTSAGANGLVTPGGDPLGQHIPIAVADTTTYAGSDYYEIALVEYEEKMHSDLPPTRLRGYVQLETPNNFGVSKHITLTNPDGTPILKPDLSQAIAVDYPHSLGPVIVASGSIPGQPGVPVRLKFYNLLPTGSGGDLFLPVDTTVMGSGMGPKDAMGLDCDPMIPGTSCEMYTQNRATVHLHGNNTVWISDGTAHQWTTPAGENTPYPKGVSASNVPDMPNPEPGALTFYYTNAQSARLMFYHDHSFGITRLNVYAGEAAGYLVTDQVEQDMIKGTNLSGVNPNNLKVLPDLGIPLVIMDRTFVDATTIAAQDPTWNWGTTPPVPNTGDLWYPHVYMSAQNPWDVTGTNAFGRWHYGPWFIQPTPVCDNNGLPVGCIEVGPVPNPYCLPQPPTTCTLNGTTEPDAFDCSAAQWEPPCIPGRLTLLWRAKPLWTHRLSTAPPTHTWRLSLRPTGSAS; translated from the coding sequence ATGAAAACGTTACTGCTTGTTGATGATGAGAAATTGACTTTGTCCAGTTTGTCCGAGGCACTCAGGCTTTATGATAAAAATTTCAATATCATCACGGCGGAAAACGGCGAGCAGGCGGAGAAAATTCTCGAATCCGGTCAGATAGACCTTTTGATAACAGATCTGAATATGCCCGTTAAAAACGGCTTTGAGCTTTTAGCTTATCTGCTTGAGAAACGCGTTGAAATACCGGTAATCGTGATGTCTGCCGGGCTTACTGATGAGGCAGAAGAGATGCTTAAGCAGCTTAACGTCAGCGATTACATCGCAAAACCTTTCAGATTTGAAGCGCTTATTGAAATGATATGCAGTCTGCTGAGCAACGGGGCGGGAAACAAAAGGGTGTCCGGTATCTCAGCCGGACAAAAAAATAAACGGCGTATTGCCGGGTTAACTTCAGTGAAAAAGGGGGATGAAAAATGTGAAGAAAACCAACAAACAAATAACATCAAAAACAAACACGAAAGGAGAGATAAAATGAAGATGCATAACTTTTTGAATTTTATAAGTGTGGTATTTACAGTGGTCGCCCTTTCATTGGGCATTGACATGGGCTGGGCGCAGACAACGAATAACAGCGCCGGTGCCAAACAGGTACTTAAGTATCGCGGACGAGCTACACAGGCCGAGAAGAAGGCCGCGGCAGCCCGTTTCAAAGCGATGCGCGCTCAGAAAATACAGGTCGGTCAGCCTGTAGATCCACTTGCGGCAACGGCTACTCAGAGAATACAGAGCTGGCAGCTTGCAGCTCCACTTGCGGCTGCAGCAGCTCCTGCAGCTTTCGCTCTCGACCCCGGCGGGGTACCGCATTATTTCGGGCCTTATGGTAACTGGGCTTACAGCCCGCTTCCGACAGGGGCCGTCTCTGTCGTCACGGTTGAGGCTGGTGGCAGTGGATACACCGATCCTGTTGTCACCATCGACGATGTTTACGGCACAGGCACAGGCGCCACTGCTACGGCAACGGTTGTAGGCGGCGTCATTACCGCCATCACGGTCAACACCGGAGGCACGGGGTATAGCGCTCCTGCCGTCACCATTACGGATGCGACGGGCACAGACGCCATAGCTTCGGCAACAATAGGCGGCCCTCTAACCGGCGGCATCAGAAAATTCATAGACAAACTTCCGGGTCTCACGTCTGCCGGAGCTAACGGCCTTGTGACGCCTGGCGGTGACCCCCTCGGACAGCACATCCCGATTGCTGTTGCCGATACTACGACCTACGCCGGTTCTGACTATTACGAAATCGCCCTGGTCGAGTATGAGGAGAAAATGCACTCTGACCTGCCGCCGACCAGACTTCGGGGCTACGTGCAATTAGAGACACCGAATAACTTTGGGGTGAGCAAGCATATTACTCTGACAAACCCGGACGGCACTCCGATTTTGAAGCCTGACCTTTCTCAGGCTATCGCTGTTGATTACCCTCATTCTCTCGGACCCGTTATTGTTGCAAGTGGCAGCATTCCAGGTCAGCCGGGTGTGCCTGTCCGCCTGAAATTTTATAACCTGCTTCCCACCGGTTCCGGCGGAGACCTCTTCCTGCCGGTAGATACTACCGTAATGGGGTCCGGGATGGGCCCGAAGGACGCCATGGGCCTGGACTGTGATCCGATGATACCTGGTACGTCCTGTGAAATGTATACACAGAACCGCGCCACCGTCCACCTCCACGGCAACAATACTGTATGGATCAGTGATGGGACGGCCCACCAGTGGACAACACCGGCTGGTGAAAACACCCCGTACCCTAAGGGCGTAAGCGCGAGTAACGTTCCCGACATGCCGAATCCCGAACCCGGAGCACTGACTTTCTACTATACCAACGCTCAGAGCGCAAGGTTGATGTTCTACCACGACCATTCTTTTGGCATCACTCGTCTCAATGTATATGCGGGCGAGGCCGCGGGTTACCTTGTGACGGACCAAGTCGAGCAGGACATGATCAAGGGGACTAACCTGTCCGGAGTAAACCCGAATAATTTAAAGGTCCTTCCTGACCTTGGGATTCCACTTGTCATTATGGACAGGACCTTCGTAGACGCTACTACAATCGCCGCTCAGGACCCTACATGGAATTGGGGAACAACGCCGCCGGTTCCTAATACCGGGGACCTCTGGTATCCCCATGTCTATATGTCGGCCCAGAATCCGTGGGACGTTACCGGCACTAATGCCTTCGGCCGCTGGCACTATGGTCCCTGGTTCATTCAGCCGACCCCCGTGTGCGACAACAACGGGCTCCCGGTGGGGTGCATCGAGGTAGGACCAGTTCCAAACCCTTACTGTCTCCCGCAGCCGCCGACGACCTGCACTCTGAACGGCACCACCGAGCCAGATGCATTCGACTGCAGCGCAGCGCAATGGGAGCCTCCTTGCATACCAGGACGCCTAACCCTTCTATGGCGGGCGAAGCCTTTATGGACACACCGGTTGTCAACGGCACCGCCTACCCATACTTGGAGGTTGAGCCTAAGGCCTACCGGTTCCGCATCCTGA
- a CDS encoding sigma-54-dependent Fis family transcriptional regulator, giving the protein MNSDRDKRVLLIIDDDRLLCDVIKDHLNKDNLKVLAAHSIADGTAACSQNKVDIVMLDQNLPDGEGHTICPSILKYNDQTKIIFITAYPSFENAVRAIKAGAHNYLSKPFEMEELYLAVKQALKTLSLEKTAQIESYRKVKDSEDAVLVGGSREFSEILKAVDLAASTDAPVLITGETGTGKNVAAKAIHYKSPAKEDAFISINCAALPENLIEAELFGYEKGAFTGAASSKRGIFEMAEGGTLLLDEIGEMPLHLQSKLLSVLEDKKIKRLGGDLIRPVNFRVIAATSADLENVMGSKFRSDLYYRLSVIRIHIPPLRERKQDIPEICSYLLKKITNCRDIKIEDSEFEKLMNYKWPGNVRELRNILERTCLLQSGNFITPSVLLSEARNPAPACNEELTGDTILPLEEVEKQYIHSTLKKLSFNVSKTAAALQISLSTLKRKIKEYGLK; this is encoded by the coding sequence GTGAACAGCGATAGAGACAAAAGGGTCCTGCTTATAATAGATGACGACAGGCTGTTGTGCGACGTCATCAAAGACCACCTGAATAAAGACAACCTGAAGGTCCTTGCCGCGCATTCAATCGCGGACGGGACCGCCGCCTGCTCGCAGAACAAGGTTGATATTGTCATGCTCGATCAGAACCTGCCTGATGGCGAGGGACACACCATTTGCCCCTCGATCCTGAAATACAACGACCAGACGAAGATAATATTTATCACTGCCTATCCCAGTTTCGAGAACGCGGTCAGGGCCATTAAGGCAGGCGCCCATAACTATCTGTCAAAACCCTTTGAGATGGAGGAGCTGTACCTTGCCGTAAAACAGGCCTTAAAGACCCTCAGCCTTGAGAAGACCGCTCAAATTGAGAGTTACAGAAAAGTAAAAGACAGCGAAGATGCTGTCCTTGTGGGCGGCAGCAGGGAGTTTTCGGAAATCCTGAAGGCCGTGGACCTTGCCGCCTCAACGGACGCCCCGGTCTTAATTACAGGGGAAACCGGCACCGGCAAAAATGTTGCGGCCAAGGCCATTCACTATAAAAGCCCTGCCAAGGAAGACGCGTTTATAAGCATCAACTGCGCCGCGCTTCCTGAGAACCTGATAGAGGCGGAGCTCTTCGGCTATGAAAAAGGCGCATTCACGGGCGCTGCCTCTTCCAAACGGGGAATATTTGAAATGGCTGAAGGCGGGACCCTCCTGCTTGATGAAATAGGAGAAATGCCCTTGCACCTCCAGTCAAAGCTCCTCAGCGTCCTTGAAGATAAAAAAATAAAAAGGCTTGGCGGAGACCTTATCCGGCCTGTAAATTTCCGTGTTATAGCCGCCACGTCCGCAGACCTTGAAAACGTTATGGGTTCGAAATTCAGGAGCGACCTCTACTACAGGTTAAGCGTCATCAGGATACATATCCCCCCGCTGCGGGAAAGAAAGCAGGACATACCCGAAATCTGCTCTTATCTTCTGAAAAAGATAACAAACTGCCGTGACATTAAAATTGAGGATTCAGAGTTTGAGAAGCTCATGAATTATAAGTGGCCCGGAAACGTGCGTGAGTTGAGAAACATTCTTGAGAGGACTTGTCTCCTTCAGAGCGGGAACTTTATCACTCCCTCCGTGCTTCTGAGTGAGGCCCGCAATCCTGCCCCGGCCTGTAATGAAGAACTCACCGGGGACACCATCCTGCCTCTTGAGGAGGTGGAGAAACAATATATCCATTCCACACTCAAAAAACTTTCATTCAATGTTTCCAAGACTGCGGCAGCACTGCAAATATCTCTTTCCACTCTAAAGAGGAAGATCAAAGAGTACGGCCTAAAATAA
- a CDS encoding PAS domain S-box protein, with product MKRTNPASSNFPVHRKKADRKMPDQPAGSQESTVSDISERREIEQKLIESEKKYRHLVDTSLVGIFTTNLNGNLIYANEALLRIFEYETLQKLKHHNILSSYKNPEDRVALIQRIKKDARVDHFEVELLTRTGEIKNILLSATLDGDILSGMLMDITERKKMEEALQKAKEELELRVRERTAELLRANEMARASNDLLQLFTRSFSRNDYLDSVVDLVRVWSKCRCVGVRILDENGGIPYESYVGYSREFWERENCLSVKTDQCACIRVITGKFERCDAPFITPNGSFFCNNSRELMNSSEENGKKCFRGVCAQNGFASIAVVPIRHQNRTLGAFYLADKNEGRLSGKDVEFMEVMAPIVGEVIHRFSIEEDRTRLMAAAESAPDAFVITDIKGKIQYANPAFERITGFSRQDAAGHDLHILDSGRHDEAFYQVIRESMKLGNIWNGLLISKKKDGSLYHEDCTISPVNDAAGKIINYVSVRRDVSEKLRLESIAEAVNTMNNIGYIFSGIRHEIGNPINSIKMALTVLQTNLDNYSKESVLNYIQRIQDELSRVEYLLKSLKTFNMYETPALQDIRMTDFLEKFLSLFKEDYERKGIAITCSVDPDAELCHADPRALQQVLLNIFTNAIDACEGRPDPKISITVSKSSGMIRLRFSDNGCGITGEHLGNLFKPFYTTKSSGTGLGLVIARKMLAKMNSSIEVKSRINEGTEVDIFVAEVLSEQR from the coding sequence ATGAAAAGGACCAATCCTGCATCCAGCAATTTTCCTGTCCACCGAAAAAAGGCGGACAGGAAAATGCCGGACCAGCCCGCCGGCAGTCAGGAGTCCACTGTAAGCGACATCAGCGAGCGGAGAGAGATCGAGCAAAAGCTTATTGAGTCCGAAAAGAAGTACAGACATCTTGTAGATACTTCCCTTGTAGGCATTTTTACTACGAATTTAAATGGCAACCTTATTTACGCAAACGAAGCGCTATTGCGCATTTTCGAATATGAGACTCTTCAAAAATTAAAGCATCACAACATATTGTCCAGCTATAAAAATCCGGAGGACAGGGTTGCGTTGATCCAAAGGATCAAGAAGGACGCCAGGGTGGACCATTTCGAAGTCGAATTGCTTACAAGAACAGGGGAAATAAAAAATATACTTTTAAGCGCGACCCTTGACGGGGATATTTTGTCTGGTATGCTTATGGATATCACGGAGCGCAAGAAGATGGAAGAGGCGTTACAAAAGGCAAAAGAAGAGCTGGAGCTCAGGGTCCGGGAGAGGACCGCTGAACTTCTCCGGGCCAACGAGATGGCCCGCGCAAGCAACGACCTGCTGCAACTGTTCACTCGCAGCTTTTCAAGAAATGACTACCTGGATTCTGTGGTAGACCTTGTAAGAGTATGGAGCAAATGCCGGTGCGTAGGCGTAAGGATATTGGATGAAAACGGGGGGATCCCTTATGAGTCATACGTTGGTTACAGCAGGGAGTTTTGGGAAAGGGAAAATTGTCTCTCGGTCAAGACGGACCAGTGTGCCTGCATCAGGGTGATAACCGGAAAATTCGAGCGCTGTGACGCCCCTTTTATTACTCCGAACGGTTCTTTCTTCTGCAACAACTCGCGTGAACTTATGAACTCATCGGAGGAAAACGGAAAGAAATGTTTCAGAGGTGTATGCGCTCAAAATGGCTTTGCGTCAATAGCAGTTGTCCCCATCCGCCATCAAAACAGGACACTCGGGGCATTTTACCTTGCCGATAAAAATGAAGGAAGGCTGTCAGGGAAGGATGTTGAGTTCATGGAGGTGATGGCCCCTATTGTCGGAGAAGTCATTCACAGGTTCAGCATAGAAGAAGACCGCACTCGCCTTATGGCAGCAGCCGAATCCGCGCCTGACGCATTTGTAATAACCGACATCAAAGGGAAGATCCAGTATGCCAATCCGGCCTTTGAACGCATAACAGGTTTTTCACGTCAGGACGCTGCCGGGCATGATCTGCATATACTTGACAGCGGCAGGCATGACGAGGCTTTTTATCAGGTCATCAGGGAATCGATGAAACTGGGGAATATCTGGAACGGCCTTCTGATAAGTAAAAAGAAGGACGGCTCGCTTTATCATGAAGATTGCACTATCTCCCCGGTTAATGATGCCGCCGGAAAGATCATAAACTACGTCTCTGTCAGGCGTGATGTGAGTGAAAAACTCAGGCTTGAATCCATTGCAGAGGCTGTAAATACCATGAACAATATCGGCTACATCTTCTCCGGGATCAGGCACGAAATAGGCAATCCCATCAACTCAATAAAAATGGCCCTGACGGTGCTCCAGACAAACCTGGACAATTATTCAAAGGAGTCTGTTCTGAATTATATTCAGCGCATACAGGATGAGCTGTCACGGGTTGAATATCTGCTGAAAAGCCTGAAGACTTTCAATATGTATGAAACACCTGCGTTACAGGACATAAGGATGACGGATTTTTTGGAGAAATTTCTTTCTCTGTTTAAAGAGGATTACGAGAGAAAGGGTATCGCCATAACATGCTCTGTGGATCCGGATGCGGAGTTATGCCATGCGGACCCGCGCGCGCTCCAGCAGGTGCTTTTAAATATTTTTACCAACGCAATTGACGCATGCGAAGGCAGGCCAGACCCGAAAATTTCCATCACTGTTTCAAAGTCTTCAGGTATGATACGGCTCAGGTTCTCCGACAACGGCTGCGGCATAACCGGGGAGCATCTTGGAAATTTATTCAAACCCTTTTATACTACCAAATCGAGCGGGACCGGACTGGGCCTGGTCATTGCGAGAAAAATGCTTGCGAAAATGAATTCCTCAATAGAGGTGAAAAGCCGGATAAATGAAGGCACGGAAGTTGACATATTTGTCGCTGAGGTCCTGAGTGAACAGCGATAG
- a CDS encoding HDOD domain-containing protein — MDKERQTILFVDDELSILNSLRRLLQDEAWDLRFAESGEKAIDVLKKEDVDLVISDVRMPGMDGITFLKQVRELYPHVVRIFLSGYADRGAIVQALSEGCAQQLVSKPWRDDELKGIIRDALLQAEELKQKGKGLQKIINSISTLRTMPQTYFEIKKCFSHINTVSIEHLAEIIEQDTSISAELLRWANSSLFGQRHKVDTVERALMVLGIDIVEGLVLSYSIFSPMSPGSQSDTGFDLKDFQTHSLSCGILAKMLAGRLPHLDDKEAERAFTAGLLHDMGKLVEEMCLADDFRKIMDTARLKKSLLIEAEYDILETNHEEIGRHLAEWWSMPSFLVNAIRWHHEPRLCKTNQDIVAAVHVSNVLVQKFELGSSGNFRVPEADPADLKHFGLTEEELPAIKESVIFYLS, encoded by the coding sequence ATGGATAAAGAGCGCCAGACCATACTTTTTGTGGATGACGAGTTGAGTATTCTTAATTCCCTCCGGCGGCTGCTTCAGGATGAGGCATGGGACCTCCGCTTTGCTGAAAGCGGGGAAAAGGCAATAGACGTCCTGAAAAAAGAGGACGTTGACCTTGTTATCTCCGACGTGCGGATGCCGGGCATGGACGGCATAACCTTTCTAAAACAGGTCCGGGAGCTTTATCCCCATGTCGTCCGTATTTTTTTAAGCGGATATGCAGACCGCGGCGCAATAGTCCAGGCCCTCTCGGAGGGATGCGCCCAGCAGCTTGTCTCAAAACCGTGGAGGGACGACGAGCTTAAAGGAATCATACGGGACGCCCTCCTTCAGGCAGAGGAGTTGAAGCAAAAGGGCAAAGGGCTGCAGAAGATCATCAACTCCATCTCCACTCTTAGGACTATGCCGCAAACCTATTTTGAAATTAAAAAATGTTTTTCGCATATAAATACCGTATCCATAGAACACCTTGCGGAGATCATCGAGCAGGACACGTCCATCTCTGCTGAACTCCTGCGCTGGGCCAACTCATCCCTCTTCGGCCAGAGGCATAAGGTTGACACTGTTGAACGCGCCTTGATGGTCCTAGGTATAGACATTGTTGAAGGACTGGTCCTCTCATATTCGATTTTCAGCCCTATGTCGCCCGGATCTCAGTCGGACACGGGCTTTGACCTGAAGGATTTTCAGACCCATTCACTTTCATGCGGCATTCTGGCAAAAATGCTTGCCGGCAGGCTGCCGCATTTGGACGACAAGGAAGCTGAAAGGGCCTTTACCGCCGGGTTACTGCATGACATGGGAAAGCTTGTCGAGGAAATGTGCCTTGCCGACGATTTCAGGAAAATTATGGACACTGCCCGCTTGAAGAAATCGTTATTGATAGAAGCCGAATACGATATCCTGGAGACAAACCACGAGGAGATAGGCAGGCATCTTGCCGAGTGGTGGAGCATGCCGTCATTTCTGGTGAACGCAATAAGATGGCACCACGAGCCGCGCCTCTGTAAGACCAACCAGGATATTGTCGCTGCAGTGCATGTCTCCAATGTGCTTGTGCAAAAATTTGAGCTGGGCTCAAGCGGCAATTTCCGCGTCCCCGAGGCTGACCCGGCAGACTTGAAACATTTTGGCCTCACAGAAGAGGAACTGCCTGCCATCAAAGAATCCGTTATTTTTTACCTGTCATAA
- a CDS encoding DUF86 domain-containing protein, whose translation MVDKSLISRKLERMETYLNQVRQKKDPGIKSFANDRDLQSIVLFNLIQAIQTCIDIGAHIISDSEWETPATQAEVFEMLSKNKIISKPLAKKMVQMSGFRNRIVHEYEKTDMKIVYTVWKKHLRDIDNFCKAVVLRYNL comes from the coding sequence TTGGTTGATAAATCCCTTATCAGCAGGAAACTCGAAAGGATGGAAACCTACCTTAACCAGGTCCGTCAGAAAAAGGACCCCGGGATCAAGTCGTTTGCAAATGACAGGGACCTCCAGAGCATTGTTCTTTTTAATCTTATTCAGGCGATACAGACATGTATTGATATCGGCGCTCACATCATAAGTGATTCGGAATGGGAGACTCCTGCAACACAGGCGGAGGTCTTTGAAATGCTTTCAAAGAACAAGATCATTTCAAAGCCTCTCGCAAAAAAAATGGTCCAGATGTCGGGATTCAGAAACAGAATCGTGCATGAATACGAAAAGACTGACATGAAAATCGTCTACACTGTCTGGAAAAAGCATCTGAGAGATATCGACAATTTTTGCAAGGCTGTCGTTCTGAGATATAACCTGTAA
- a CDS encoding nucleotidyltransferase domain-containing protein, producing the protein MKKPDMDSDIKRIVNYFKRREEVSALYLFGSLARSRGTKESDIDIAVLVNEKKLKRRNFERLKNEYYLASPSFTLRLVDIIILNTASPYLKHRVLKTGRILFDQDRELRVNFTAKAIIEYLDFKPIEDIFNKAVANRFRRAAVG; encoded by the coding sequence ATGAAAAAGCCCGATATGGATAGCGACATAAAAAGAATCGTGAACTATTTTAAACGCAGGGAAGAGGTATCAGCATTATATCTTTTCGGAAGCCTTGCCAGGAGCAGAGGAACAAAGGAAAGCGATATTGATATAGCTGTTCTCGTCAATGAAAAGAAATTGAAAAGAAGGAACTTTGAGCGTTTGAAAAATGAATACTATCTCGCTTCGCCGTCTTTTACTTTGCGCCTGGTGGACATTATAATTCTAAATACCGCTTCGCCTTATCTGAAACATCGCGTTCTTAAAACCGGGAGGATACTCTTTGACCAAGACAGGGAACTGAGGGTGAACTTTACTGCAAAGGCGATTATTGAGTATCTTGATTTCAAGCCGATAGAGGACATCTTTAACAAAGCTGTCGCTAACCGTTTCAGGAGGGCAGCAGTTGGTTGA
- a CDS encoding 4Fe-4S binding protein, which translates to MLYKDGSYEYVVDENLCIGCSFCAGICPCGVWEMTENI; encoded by the coding sequence ATCCTTTACAAAGACGGTTCATACGAATACGTGGTTGACGAAAACCTCTGCATCGGATGCAGCTTCTGCGCCGGCATCTGCCCCTGCGGCGTGTGGGAGATGACGGAGAATATTTAA